One region of Drosophila teissieri strain GT53w chromosome 2L, Prin_Dtei_1.1, whole genome shotgun sequence genomic DNA includes:
- the LOC122625669 gene encoding uncharacterized protein LOC122625669 produces the protein MEILAVGLAAFFQLMGCYFFFAQPQDRCSAAPDLASWIFLAATLCFLWDTSIYPRRFMHMTRFWRILIEIVACILLAEVGTIIIWCGLERFLYSLTKEILNLMHCSCRPSPYVYWLSGLITSLVSGAVLWYVLEATDGMYYIRKFSRNLRTTMGVSWRMFRCYMQMNTKGKRRALKICQLTGKVRNCRKESRKYCESDDESCN, from the coding sequence ATGGAAATCCTGGCTGTGGGCCTGGCGGCCTTCTTCCAACTGATGGGCTGCTACTTCTTCTTCGCTCAGCCGCAGGATCGCTGTTCGGCGGCTCCAGATTTGGCCAGCTGGATATTCCTGGCTGCCACGTTGTGTTTCCTGTGGGACACCAGCATCTATCCGCGGCGATTTATGCACATGACCCGCTTCTGGCGCATCCTGATCGAGATTGTGGCATGCATTCTGCTCGCCGAGGTGGGCACCATCATCATTTGGTGTGGCCTGGAAAGGTTTCTGTACAGCCTGACGAAGGAAATCCTCAACTTGATGCACTGCAGCTGCCGACCCTCGCCGTATGTCTATTGGCTTTCGGGACTAATTACCAGCCTGGTGAGCGGAGCAGTGCTCTGGTATGTCCTTGAGGCCACCGACGGCATGTACTACATAAGGAAGTTTTCCCGCAATCTGCGAACCACCATGGGCGTATCCTGGCGTATGTTCCGCTGCTACATGCAAATGAACACGAAGGGCAAGCGGCGGGCACTGAAGATATGCCAATTAACCGGGAAAGTGCGCAACTGCCGCAAGGAATCTCGTAAATACTGTGAATCGGATGATGAGAGCTGTAACTAA